A part of Bacteroidota bacterium genomic DNA contains:
- a CDS encoding SOS response-associated peptidase, translating into MCGRYIEVQKVEVIEKRFNIKIPNEIEYKTSYNISPGQLAPIITNEDPNILQMFKFGLTPFWAKKQMYLFNARVEGDKNKENDSNYSGSCEIVRKPAFRKPIRSRRCLVIADAFIEGTTNEGLSKPYLIYLRDKKRPFAFAGIWDSWQNSETGELVESFSIITTVANSLIQKLPHQRSPVILHQHNEKKWLNNKTPLSDIIRLLRAYPSELMNAYPITPTIKNPKAEGKILIEPIGQRIETEFEIKSTKELQLQGMGSNKRTTDAPTWGRHLN; encoded by the coding sequence ATGTGTGGAAGATATATTGAAGTTCAGAAAGTTGAAGTCATAGAAAAGCGGTTTAACATTAAAATCCCAAATGAAATTGAGTATAAAACAAGCTACAATATTTCGCCCGGACAGTTAGCACCAATTATTACTAATGAAGATCCAAACATTTTGCAAATGTTCAAATTTGGATTAACACCATTTTGGGCAAAAAAGCAAATGTACCTTTTTAATGCTCGTGTAGAAGGAGATAAAAATAAAGAAAATGACTCAAACTATAGTGGATCTTGTGAAATAGTCAGAAAGCCAGCATTCAGAAAACCTATACGTAGTCGCAGATGTCTGGTAATTGCTGATGCTTTTATCGAAGGAACAACAAATGAAGGCTTAAGCAAACCATACCTTATATATTTAAGGGACAAAAAAAGACCTTTTGCTTTTGCAGGAATTTGGGATAGCTGGCAAAACAGCGAAACAGGTGAATTGGTTGAATCATTTTCAATAATTACAACTGTTGCAAATTCGCTAATACAAAAATTACCACATCAACGTTCACCGGTAATTTTGCACCAACATAATGAAAAAAAATGGTTAAATAATAAAACTCCTCTAAGCGATATAATTAGACTTTTGCGGGCATACCCTTCCGAATTGATGAACGCCTACCCTATTACCCCCACAATTAAAAACCCAAAAGCAGAAGGAAAAATTTTGATAGAACCTATCGGTCAAAGAATAGAAACTGAATTTGAGATAAAATCGACAAAAGAACTTCAACTTCAAGGAATGGGGAGCAACAAAAGAACTACCGATGCTCCTACTTGGGGCAGGCACTTGAATTAA
- a CDS encoding 30S ribosomal protein S21, with protein MIVIPIKEGENIDRALKRFKRKFEKTGVVKELRERQAFKKPSVCKREEMIHATYIEQLKREDN; from the coding sequence ATGATAGTAATTCCTATAAAAGAAGGTGAAAATATTGATAGAGCGTTGAAACGTTTCAAAAGAAAGTTTGAAAAAACTGGTGTAGTGAAGGAACTTAGAGAAAGACAAGCATTTAAAAAACCATCAGTTTGCAAACGTGAAGAAATGATTCACGCTACTTATATTGAGCAATTGAAAAGAGAAGACAATTAA
- a CDS encoding tyrosine-type recombinase/integrase — protein sequence MNRDKFIKYLQFEKRYSSHTIRSYDIDLKQYFTFCKEKYNCQDDFIPANHLYIRNWIISLLTKNYSTKSINRKTTSLKSYFKYLLKENAIDANPMEKVISPKSGRKLPCFVDKEQINNLLDEHDFSNDFEGFRDKMIIELFYVSGIRLSELIKLKVSDINFHSLSLKVLGKRNKERIIPFSLKLKANILEYLQKRQEVALEKTTEFFVTKKGEKTYEKLIYRIVNKYLQLSTTIEQKSPHVLRHTFATHMLNNGADLNAIKELLGHSNLSATQIYTHTTFEKLKNIYKQAHPRA from the coding sequence ATGAATAGGGATAAGTTTATTAAATATCTTCAATTCGAAAAAAGATATTCATCACATACTATTCGTTCATATGATATTGATTTGAAGCAATATTTTACTTTTTGTAAAGAAAAGTATAATTGTCAAGACGATTTTATACCTGCCAATCATCTTTATATTCGCAATTGGATAATTTCACTGCTAACTAAAAATTATTCAACAAAATCGATAAACCGAAAAACCACATCATTAAAATCATATTTTAAATATCTATTGAAAGAGAATGCGATAGATGCAAATCCGATGGAAAAAGTAATTTCGCCAAAATCAGGAAGGAAATTACCATGTTTTGTTGATAAAGAGCAAATTAATAATTTATTGGATGAACACGACTTTTCCAATGATTTTGAAGGATTTAGAGACAAAATGATTATTGAACTTTTTTATGTTTCAGGAATAAGACTTTCGGAATTGATAAAGTTGAAAGTTTCCGATATAAATTTCCATTCATTAAGTTTAAAAGTTCTTGGCAAAAGAAATAAAGAGAGAATTATTCCATTCAGTTTGAAACTAAAAGCAAACATTTTAGAATACCTGCAAAAACGTCAGGAAGTTGCATTAGAAAAAACAACAGAATTTTTTGTAACAAAAAAGGGAGAGAAAACCTACGAGAAATTAATCTATAGAATTGTCAATAAATACTTACAGCTATCAACAACTATTGAACAAAAAAGCCCACATGTTTTAAGACATACTTTTGCTACACATATGCTTAACAATGGTGCCGACTTAAATGCAATAAAAGAGTTATTAGGACATTCAAATTTATCAGCAACTCAAATATATACCCACACAACTTTTGAGAAATTAAAAAATATTTATAAACAAGCTCATCCGAGAGCATAA
- the raiA gene encoding ribosome-associated translation inhibitor RaiA, translating to MNIKIHSVRFDADAKLVEFVEARINKLIQLYDNIIGVEVFLRLVNNQNQENKVTEIRIEIPGNDLFAKKQEKTFEAATDSAIEALRRQIKKHKEKQRGV from the coding sequence ATGAATATAAAAATTCATTCTGTTCGCTTTGATGCAGATGCAAAACTCGTAGAATTCGTAGAAGCACGTATTAACAAATTGATTCAGTTATATGATAATATAATAGGTGTAGAAGTTTTTTTACGTTTAGTAAATAATCAAAATCAAGAGAATAAAGTTACTGAAATCAGAATTGAAATTCCAGGAAACGATTTGTTTGCCAAAAAGCAGGAAAAAACATTTGAAGCTGCAACCGATTCTGCAATAGAGGCTCTCCGTCGTCAAATTAAAAAACACAAAGAAAAACAACGAGGCGTTTAA
- the tuf gene encoding elongation factor Tu: protein MAKEKFDRSKPHVNIGTIGHVDHGKTTLTSAITMILAKDGLAEVKDFDSIDNAPEEKERGITINTAHVEYSTKNRHYAHVDCPGHADYVKNMVTGAAQMDGAILVVAATDGPMPQTREHILLARQVNVPKIVVFMNKVDMVDDEELLELVEMEVRELLEFYEFDGDNTPVIQGSALGAMNLEPKWVEKIYELLEAVDTFIPIPPRENEKPFLLPVEDVFSITGRGTVATGRIETGVVNTGDEIRLIGLGAEGRKTVCTGVEMFRKILDRGEAGDNVGLLLRGVDKKEIKRGMVIAKPDSITPHTEFKAEVYILKKDEGGRHTPFHNNYRPQFYLRTLDVTGEILLPEGMEMVMPGDNVTITVKLIYPVAVNKGLRFAIREGGRTVGAGQVIEITV from the coding sequence ATGGCTAAAGAAAAATTTGATAGGTCGAAACCGCACGTTAATATTGGCACAATAGGCCATGTCGATCATGGTAAAACAACATTAACCTCTGCTATTACAATGATATTAGCAAAAGATGGTCTTGCGGAAGTGAAAGATTTTGACTCAATTGACAATGCTCCTGAAGAAAAAGAAAGAGGTATTACAATTAATACTGCACATGTAGAATACTCAACAAAAAATCGCCATTATGCTCACGTTGACTGTCCAGGTCACGCCGATTATGTAAAAAACATGGTTACTGGAGCAGCTCAAATGGATGGTGCTATTTTGGTAGTTGCTGCTACAGATGGTCCTATGCCTCAAACAAGAGAGCACATCTTATTAGCACGTCAGGTAAATGTTCCTAAAATAGTAGTTTTTATGAACAAAGTTGATATGGTTGACGATGAGGAGTTGTTAGAATTAGTAGAGATGGAAGTTCGTGAACTATTAGAATTTTACGAATTTGATGGCGATAATACTCCTGTTATTCAAGGTTCTGCACTTGGTGCAATGAATTTGGAACCAAAGTGGGTAGAAAAAATTTATGAATTATTAGAAGCTGTAGATACATTCATCCCAATTCCTCCAAGAGAAAATGAAAAACCATTCCTTCTTCCTGTCGAAGATGTATTTTCAATTACAGGACGTGGTACGGTTGCAACTGGTAGAATCGAAACAGGTGTTGTTAATACCGGAGACGAAATAAGACTTATTGGTTTAGGTGCAGAAGGACGTAAAACGGTTTGTACTGGAGTAGAAATGTTCCGAAAAATTCTTGATAGAGGAGAAGCCGGTGACAATGTAGGTCTATTACTCAGAGGTGTAGATAAAAAAGAAATTAAAAGAGGAATGGTAATTGCTAAACCAGATTCTATTACACCACATACAGAGTTTAAAGCAGAAGTTTATATCTTGAAAAAAGATGAAGGTGGTCGTCACACACCATTCCATAATAATTACCGACCTCAGTTTTATCTTAGAACACTTGATGTAACAGGTGAAATTTTACTACCTGAAGGAATGGAAATGGTTATGCCAGGTGATAATGTTACAATTACTGTGAAATTAATCTACCCTGTAGCCGTAAATAAAGGTCTTCGATTTGCTATCAGAGAAGGTGGAAGAACTGTTGGAGCTGGACAAGTAATCGAAATTACTGTATAA
- the secE gene encoding preprotein translocase subunit SecE, which yields MMKIILYFKEVIEELTHKVSWPTRAELQSSAVVVMVASLIIAFTVFLMDFVLGINSNSVWKGLLGFIYDML from the coding sequence ATAATGAAAATAATATTATATTTTAAAGAAGTAATAGAAGAATTGACGCACAAAGTCTCTTGGCCAACAAGAGCCGAACTTCAAAGTAGTGCAGTAGTTGTAATGGTTGCCTCTTTAATAATCGCATTTACAGTTTTTTTAATGGATTTTGTATTAGGAATAAATTCAAATTCTGTTTGGAAAGGATTATTAGGTTTTATTTACGATATGTTATAA
- the nusG gene encoding transcription termination/antitermination factor NusG: MGEFEKKWYVLRAIGGKEKKVKEYILSEISRLNLEDYVSQILIPTEKIYQIRKGKKISKERSFFPGYILIEAALVGEIPHIIKNITNVIGFLSTTKGGEPTPLRLSEVNRILGKVDELAESDEEINVPFCVGEAVKVTDGPFNNFSGIIEEVNEEKKKLKVMVKIFGRRTPLELSFMQVEKE, encoded by the coding sequence ATGGGTGAGTTCGAGAAAAAGTGGTATGTCCTAAGGGCAATTGGCGGAAAGGAAAAAAAGGTAAAAGAATATATCCTAAGTGAAATTAGCAGATTAAACCTTGAAGATTACGTTTCTCAGATTTTAATACCAACTGAAAAAATATATCAAATCAGAAAAGGAAAAAAAATTAGTAAAGAACGAAGTTTTTTTCCTGGGTATATATTAATTGAAGCTGCACTTGTAGGAGAAATACCACACATTATTAAAAATATTACAAATGTAATTGGCTTTTTAAGTACAACAAAAGGTGGAGAACCTACTCCTCTACGATTGTCGGAAGTAAATAGAATATTAGGTAAAGTTGATGAGTTGGCAGAAAGCGATGAAGAAATCAATGTACCTTTCTGCGTTGGAGAAGCAGTTAAAGTTACCGATGGGCCGTTTAACAATTTCTCTGGAATAATTGAAGAAGTAAATGAAGAGAAAAAGAAACTAAAAGTAATGGTTAAAATATTTGGAAGAAGAACACCATTAGAACTTAGTTTCATGCAAGTAGAAAAAGAATAA
- the rplK gene encoding 50S ribosomal protein L11, whose product MAKQIEGLIKLQIKGGAANPSPPVGPALGAKGVNIMEFCKQFNARTQNMAGKVLPVIITVYKDKSFNFIIKQPPVAVQLLEAANLKSGSAEPNRDKVASVSWEDIKTIAEGKMPDLNAFKIDSAMKMVAGTARSMGITVKGEFPNL is encoded by the coding sequence ATGGCAAAGCAAATTGAAGGACTAATAAAATTACAGATCAAAGGTGGTGCAGCAAATCCATCGCCTCCAGTAGGTCCCGCCTTAGGTGCAAAAGGTGTGAATATAATGGAATTTTGTAAGCAGTTTAATGCCCGAACTCAAAACATGGCCGGAAAAGTACTACCGGTAATAATTACTGTTTATAAAGATAAATCATTTAATTTTATCATTAAACAGCCACCTGTAGCAGTTCAATTACTTGAAGCGGCTAACTTAAAATCAGGTTCAGCAGAACCAAACAGAGACAAAGTTGCTTCAGTTAGTTGGGAAGATATAAAAACTATTGCAGAAGGAAAAATGCCAGATTTAAACGCATTTAAAATTGACTCGGCAATGAAAATGGTTGCCGGAACTGCCAGAAGTATGGGAATAACAGTTAAAGGTGAATTTCCAAATTTATAA
- a CDS encoding 50S ribosomal protein L1, with amino-acid sequence MGKLTKNRKKVSDKIEVGKIHSIEEASTILKDITTTKFNASIDMDIRLGVDPRKANQMVRGITTLPHGTGKEIKVLVLCTPDKEAEATEAGADYVGLDEYVQKIKDGWTDIDVVITMPPVMGKVGQLGRILGPRGLMPNPKSGTVTMEVGKAVKEVKQGKIDFKVDKYGIIHASIGKVSFSAEQIVDNARELIQTIVKLKPTSAKGTYIRSVFISSTMSAGLQIDTKSISE; translated from the coding sequence ATGGGAAAGCTTACAAAAAACAGAAAAAAAGTATCAGATAAAATTGAAGTTGGTAAAATACATTCAATTGAAGAAGCAAGTACAATATTAAAAGATATTACAACAACCAAGTTTAATGCTTCAATTGATATGGATATCAGATTAGGTGTTGATCCTCGAAAAGCAAACCAAATGGTTAGAGGAATAACAACTTTACCACATGGTACTGGAAAAGAAATTAAAGTGCTTGTGCTATGTACGCCTGATAAAGAAGCAGAAGCAACAGAAGCTGGTGCCGACTATGTAGGCTTAGATGAATACGTTCAAAAAATAAAGGACGGCTGGACAGATATAGATGTTGTAATAACAATGCCACCAGTAATGGGAAAAGTTGGACAACTTGGTAGAATTTTAGGACCACGTGGTTTAATGCCAAATCCGAAAAGTGGAACTGTTACAATGGAAGTTGGAAAAGCCGTAAAAGAAGTTAAACAAGGAAAAATTGATTTTAAAGTTGATAAATATGGAATAATTCACGCTTCCATTGGCAAAGTCTCATTCTCTGCTGAGCAGATAGTTGACAATGCCAGAGAATTAATCCAAACAATTGTCAAGTTGAAACCTACATCAGCCAAAGGAACATATATTAGAAGTGTTTTCATTTCGAGCACTATGAGTGCTGGCTTGCAGATTGATACAAAATCAATATCAGAGTAG
- a CDS encoding 50S ribosomal protein L10 has protein sequence MKREEKNKIIDSLIEQINKTNHFYLTDISELNAEKTSSLRRACFEQDIKLTVVKNTLLKKAMEKAELEYDELYEVLKGSTSIMFTEVGNQPAKLIQEFRRSNDKPILKGAFVEEGCYIGDDQLDALINVKSRDELVADIIALLQSPAKNVISALQSGGSILHGVLETLSERE, from the coding sequence ATGAAAAGAGAGGAAAAAAATAAAATTATTGATAGTTTAATAGAGCAAATAAACAAAACAAACCATTTCTATTTGACCGATATTTCAGAATTAAATGCTGAAAAGACTAGTTCATTAAGAAGGGCTTGTTTCGAACAAGACATCAAACTAACAGTTGTAAAAAATACACTGCTTAAAAAAGCAATGGAAAAAGCAGAGCTTGAATACGACGAATTGTATGAAGTTCTTAAAGGCTCAACTTCTATCATGTTTACTGAAGTAGGTAACCAACCTGCAAAACTGATTCAAGAGTTTAGAAGAAGTAATGACAAACCAATCCTTAAAGGTGCATTTGTAGAAGAAGGTTGCTACATTGGCGATGATCAATTAGATGCCTTAATTAATGTTAAATCACGAGACGAACTCGTTGCTGACATTATTGCTCTACTTCAATCACCTGCGAAGAATGTTATTTCTGCATTACAATCAGGAGGTAGTATCCTACATGGTGTTCTTGAAACACTTTCAGAAAGAGAATAA
- the rplL gene encoding 50S ribosomal protein L7/L12: MADLKAFAEQLVNLTVKEVNELAEILKSEYGIEPAAAAVAVAGPVAEEAAEAEQTEFNVVLVSPGGAKLQIVKLVKELTGLGLKEAKALVDSAPKEVKEGVTKEEAESLKARLEEAGAEVELK, translated from the coding sequence ATGGCTGATTTAAAAGCGTTTGCAGAGCAATTAGTTAACTTAACCGTAAAAGAAGTTAATGAATTAGCAGAAATATTAAAAAGTGAATACGGTATTGAACCAGCTGCTGCCGCAGTAGCAGTTGCAGGACCAGTTGCTGAAGAAGCAGCAGAAGCAGAACAAACTGAATTTAATGTTGTTCTTGTTTCTCCGGGTGGAGCAAAGCTTCAAATTGTGAAATTAGTAAAAGAACTTACAGGACTTGGACTAAAAGAAGCAAAAGCACTTGTAGATTCAGCACCGAAAGAAGTAAAAGAAGGTGTAACCAAGGAAGAAGCAGAATCATTAAAAGCAAGATTAGAAGAAGCAGGAGCAGAAGTTGAACTTAAATAA